One part of the Streptomyces sp. AM 2-1-1 genome encodes these proteins:
- a CDS encoding helix-turn-helix transcriptional regulator translates to MSAVAEVPPVGILLRSWRTRRRFSQQELSNRSLVSTRHLSRVETGRASPTPEMLMHLSEVLEVPLRDRNRLLLAAGYAPRYQERPWGDASLALVMEGLRHLLDAHLPYPALLLDDHWDVVDANAAVAPLLAGCAPELLEPPVNVVRISLHPEGLAGRIRNRAEWGGHLLRQVTHRAERTHDRRHRQLAEEAAGHCGPLDPAAPLVGPVITLDIDVDGAPLRFFSVSATLSTTTDAALEGLHLETFLPADDATRRRFDPR, encoded by the coding sequence ATGAGCGCCGTCGCGGAAGTGCCGCCCGTGGGAATCCTGTTGAGGTCCTGGCGGACGCGGCGCCGTTTCAGTCAGCAGGAGTTGTCCAACCGGTCGCTGGTCTCCACCCGGCACCTCAGCCGGGTGGAGACAGGACGGGCGTCCCCGACCCCCGAGATGCTCATGCACCTCTCCGAGGTCCTGGAGGTGCCGCTGCGGGACCGCAACCGGCTCCTGCTGGCGGCGGGTTACGCACCGCGTTACCAGGAGCGCCCCTGGGGCGACGCGTCGCTCGCCCTGGTGATGGAGGGCCTGCGCCATCTGCTGGATGCCCATCTCCCGTACCCCGCACTGCTGTTGGACGACCACTGGGACGTGGTGGACGCCAACGCCGCCGTCGCTCCGCTGCTGGCCGGCTGCGCACCGGAGCTGCTGGAGCCGCCGGTCAACGTGGTCCGGATCTCGCTCCACCCGGAGGGCCTGGCCGGACGGATCCGCAACCGGGCCGAGTGGGGCGGTCACCTCCTGCGGCAGGTGACGCACCGCGCCGAGCGCACCCACGACCGGCGCCACCGCCAACTCGCCGAGGAGGCTGCCGGACACTGCGGCCCCCTCGACCCCGCCGCCCCCCTCGTCGGGCCGGTGATCACCCTCGACATCGACGTGGACGGCGCGCCGCTCCGGTTCTTCAGCGTCTCCGCCACGCTCAGCACCACCACCGATGCCGCCCTGGAAGGGCTGCACCTGGAGACCTTCCTGCCGGCCGACGACGCGACCAGGCGCCGCTTCGACCCGCGGTAG
- a CDS encoding nuclear transport factor 2 family protein, whose product MKDIVQQYLATWNATGEERAALLRAHWSPGVTYTDPMAETTGHDGIAALVDGVRAQFPGHVFTQVGEADVHHRQTRFRWGLGPQGAEPPVIGFDVLVLDESGRIQDVRGFLDEVPA is encoded by the coding sequence GTGAAGGACATCGTCCAGCAGTACCTCGCCACCTGGAACGCGACCGGCGAGGAGCGCGCCGCCCTGCTCCGCGCGCACTGGTCGCCCGGAGTGACGTACACCGACCCGATGGCGGAGACGACCGGTCACGACGGAATCGCGGCGCTCGTCGACGGCGTCCGCGCCCAGTTCCCCGGGCACGTGTTCACCCAGGTCGGTGAGGCGGACGTGCACCACCGTCAGACGCGGTTCCGCTGGGGCCTCGGGCCCCAGGGTGCCGAGCCGCCGGTGATCGGCTTCGACGTCCTGGTGCTGGACGAGTCGGGCCGGATCCAGGACGTGCGCGGCTTCCTGGACGAGGTGCCGGCGTGA
- a CDS encoding DUF1330 domain-containing protein — protein sequence MTAPRGYAIARLEGVELGPEIAEYIGRIEETMTPFGGRFLVHGGRLVPVEGAWGGDLVMLEFPDLARAEEWYRSPGYQAILPLRTGHAASTVVLVEGVSDGHHASDKLARLFSGWRPALRALSRARRGRRPPIRRARPDTAPGGRGAVGRSGSRPTAPCPRRPT from the coding sequence GTGACGGCGCCGCGCGGGTATGCGATCGCCCGCCTGGAGGGCGTCGAACTCGGCCCGGAGATCGCGGAGTACATCGGGCGGATCGAGGAGACGATGACACCGTTCGGTGGACGCTTCCTCGTGCACGGAGGGCGGCTCGTCCCCGTGGAGGGGGCCTGGGGCGGTGACCTCGTGATGCTGGAGTTCCCGGACCTGGCTCGCGCCGAGGAGTGGTACCGGTCGCCCGGGTACCAGGCGATCCTGCCGCTCCGGACCGGGCACGCGGCCTCGACGGTCGTGCTGGTGGAGGGGGTGTCCGACGGCCACCACGCCTCCGACAAGCTCGCCCGGCTCTTTTCCGGATGGCGCCCCGCTCTCCGGGCGCTGAGCCGTGCGCGCCGGGGGCGGCGCCCGCCGATCCGACGCGCACGGCCGGACACGGCCCCGGGCGGTAGGGGCGCGGTGGGCCGATCCGGATCCCGCCCCACCGCCCCCTGTCCACGGCGCCCCACTTAG
- a CDS encoding siderophore-interacting protein, with protein MAKTPRLMPKHPVLFRGEVLRSERFSPSMQRVTITGANLDDFPWLGYDHWFRLFLRQPHQTEFVLPELAGAKRWWDPYYALPEDVRPHCANYTVAGFRREASEMDIDFVVHCGPQGEPEGAAAIWACTTRPGDPLALLDQGLIFDRPDDATEVLVVADESGLPSTAGILRSLPRDTVGRVVQEIPAAGDRRPLDAPEGVSVTWVVRDDPAAVPGAAALEELRRHDTVDPAGYAFVVGESTLATEGRRHLVRAGLPKDRITFSGFWKSEKTEKLVRV; from the coding sequence GTGGCGAAAACCCCCAGGCTGATGCCCAAGCACCCCGTCCTCTTCCGCGGTGAAGTGCTCCGCAGCGAGCGCTTCTCCCCGTCGATGCAGCGGGTGACGATCACCGGTGCCAACCTCGACGACTTCCCGTGGCTGGGGTACGACCACTGGTTCCGCCTCTTCCTGCGGCAGCCGCACCAGACGGAGTTCGTCCTCCCGGAGCTCGCCGGTGCCAAGCGGTGGTGGGACCCCTACTACGCCCTGCCCGAGGACGTACGGCCGCACTGCGCCAACTACACCGTCGCCGGCTTCCGTCGCGAGGCGTCCGAGATGGACATCGACTTCGTGGTGCACTGCGGCCCGCAGGGCGAGCCCGAGGGCGCCGCGGCGATCTGGGCGTGCACGACCCGTCCCGGCGACCCGCTGGCCCTGCTCGACCAGGGACTCATCTTCGACCGGCCCGACGACGCCACCGAGGTGCTGGTGGTCGCCGACGAGAGCGGGCTGCCCTCGACGGCCGGCATCCTCCGCTCACTCCCGCGCGACACGGTGGGGCGGGTCGTCCAGGAGATCCCGGCCGCCGGTGACCGCCGCCCCCTCGACGCGCCGGAGGGCGTGTCGGTGACCTGGGTGGTCCGGGACGACCCGGCCGCCGTACCCGGGGCCGCAGCCCTGGAAGAGCTGCGCCGCCACGACACCGTCGACCCGGCGGGGTACGCCTTCGTCGTCGGCGAGTCGACGCTCGCCACCGAGGGCCGCCGCCACCTGGTCCGCGCGGGCCTCCCGAAGGACCGGATCACCTTCTCCGGCTTCTGGAAGAGCGAGAAGACGGAGAAGCTCGTACGCGTCTGA
- a CDS encoding NADH:flavin oxidoreductase has translation MTDVTDVAAARPDAVRATEALSRPFSVRGLTSRNRIAMAPMTREFSPGGIPGQDVAEYYARRAAGGVGLIITEGTYVDHDSAGTSDRVPRFHGADALAGWAGVVDSVHREGGAIIPQLWHVGVTRAEGAPPVTGAEPVGPSGVSLTGEPKGRPMTQQDLDDVIAAFADAAAAAERLGFDGVELHGAHGYLVDQFLWAGTNHRTDAYGGDIAARTRFAAEIVAACRAAVSNSFPLFFRMSQWKMGAYDAKLAQSPEELDTLLTPLAEAGVDVFHASTRRYWLPEFDDSDLNLAGWVKKISGRPAVTVGSVGLDGEFFQAFQGKGSPVAGIEQLLERIERDEFDMVAVGRALIADPEWAAKTLAGRTRDIDPFSAEMLKSLR, from the coding sequence GTGACCGACGTGACCGACGTGGCCGCCGCCCGCCCCGATGCAGTCCGCGCGACGGAAGCACTCTCCCGCCCGTTCTCCGTGCGCGGGCTGACCTCGCGCAACCGGATCGCGATGGCGCCCATGACACGGGAGTTCTCGCCGGGCGGGATTCCCGGCCAGGACGTGGCGGAGTACTACGCCCGCCGGGCCGCCGGCGGGGTGGGGCTGATCATCACCGAGGGCACCTACGTCGACCACGACTCCGCCGGGACCAGCGACCGGGTGCCGCGCTTCCACGGCGCGGACGCCCTCGCCGGCTGGGCCGGTGTCGTGGACTCCGTGCACCGCGAGGGCGGCGCGATCATTCCCCAGCTGTGGCACGTGGGCGTGACCCGCGCCGAAGGCGCTCCGCCGGTCACCGGTGCGGAGCCGGTCGGCCCTTCCGGCGTCTCCCTCACGGGCGAGCCCAAGGGGCGGCCCATGACGCAGCAGGACCTCGACGACGTGATCGCGGCCTTCGCCGACGCGGCCGCCGCGGCCGAACGCCTCGGCTTCGACGGTGTCGAGCTGCACGGCGCCCACGGCTACCTCGTCGACCAGTTCCTCTGGGCCGGCACCAACCACCGTACGGACGCCTACGGGGGCGACATCGCCGCGCGCACCCGCTTCGCGGCCGAGATCGTCGCGGCCTGCCGTGCGGCCGTGTCCAACTCCTTCCCCCTCTTCTTCCGCATGTCGCAGTGGAAGATGGGGGCGTACGACGCGAAGCTCGCGCAGTCGCCCGAGGAGCTGGACACCCTGCTCACCCCGCTCGCCGAGGCCGGTGTCGACGTCTTCCACGCGTCCACCCGCCGTTACTGGCTGCCGGAGTTCGACGACTCCGACCTGAACCTCGCCGGCTGGGTGAAGAAGATCAGCGGCCGCCCCGCCGTCACCGTCGGTTCGGTCGGCCTGGACGGGGAGTTCTTCCAGGCGTTCCAGGGCAAGGGATCCCCCGTCGCCGGCATCGAGCAGTTGCTGGAGCGGATCGAGCGCGACGAGTTCGACATGGTGGCCGTCGGCCGCGCCCTGATCGCCGACCCCGAGTGGGCGGCGAAGACGCTCGCCGGGCGGACGAGGGACATCGACCCGTTCAGCGCGGAGATGCTCAAGTCGCTGCGCTGA
- a CDS encoding S8 family peptidase produces MRMPVRLAVAAVAAVLVAVPALAGGAAVADTPPPTPAPLRTAGANALPGRYIVTLDGGTDAAPLARTLGLTPSHVYSEALNGFAAPLTALQLDALRVSPGVRAVEEDATVSATPAPASWAAADLAPASSAAADLAPAFSAAAPAVRAPSSSWGLDRIDQRDLPLDNDFTVASSGAGVTAYILDTGIDYTHDEFGGRATFGFDAMGDGRRGADCNGHGTHVAGTVAGRTYGVATKASLVSVRVLGCDSKGAYSGLVAGLDWVARNARQPAVLNGSLGGGFSQAVNDAANSLSLAGVLPVIAAGNDNRDACQVSPASAGRVLAVAASDRYDGETGFSNYGSCVDVYAPGQGIVSARIGGGTVAADGTSMAAPHVAGAAVLYKQTHPTADPQEIYSALLTGSSKDRLSSLSTGSPNRLLFTGGL; encoded by the coding sequence ATGCGCATGCCCGTCCGTCTGGCCGTCGCCGCCGTCGCCGCCGTCCTCGTGGCCGTCCCGGCCCTGGCCGGTGGCGCCGCCGTCGCCGACACCCCGCCGCCCACCCCGGCCCCGCTCCGCACCGCCGGGGCCAACGCCCTGCCCGGCCGCTACATCGTCACCCTGGACGGGGGGACCGACGCGGCACCCCTGGCGCGCACGCTGGGGCTGACGCCGTCCCACGTGTACTCCGAGGCCCTCAACGGCTTCGCCGCCCCGCTGACCGCGCTCCAGCTGGACGCCCTCAGGGTCTCGCCCGGGGTGAGGGCGGTCGAGGAGGACGCGACGGTGTCCGCGACCCCGGCTCCGGCGTCCTGGGCGGCGGCCGACCTGGCTCCGGCGTCTTCGGCGGCGGCCGACCTGGCTCCGGCGTTTTCGGCGGCGGCCCCGGCCGTGCGGGCACCGTCCAGCTCGTGGGGGCTGGACCGCATCGACCAGCGCGACCTGCCGCTGGACAACGACTTCACCGTCGCGAGCAGCGGCGCGGGCGTGACCGCCTACATCCTCGACACCGGCATCGACTACACCCACGACGAGTTCGGCGGACGGGCCACCTTCGGCTTCGACGCGATGGGCGACGGCCGCCGGGGTGCGGACTGCAACGGCCACGGCACGCACGTGGCGGGCACCGTCGCCGGCCGCACCTACGGCGTCGCGACCAAGGCGAGCCTGGTCAGCGTCCGCGTCCTCGGCTGCGACAGCAAGGGCGCCTACTCCGGACTCGTCGCGGGCCTCGACTGGGTGGCCCGCAACGCCCGGCAGCCGGCCGTCCTGAACGGCTCGCTCGGCGGCGGGTTCTCCCAGGCGGTGAACGACGCCGCGAACAGCCTCTCCCTCGCGGGCGTGCTGCCGGTCATCGCGGCGGGCAACGACAACCGTGACGCCTGCCAGGTCTCGCCGGCCTCGGCGGGGCGCGTCCTGGCCGTCGCAGCGAGCGACCGCTACGACGGCGAGACCGGCTTCTCCAACTACGGCAGCTGTGTCGACGTCTACGCCCCCGGGCAGGGCATCGTCTCGGCCCGCATCGGCGGCGGCACGGTCGCGGCGGACGGGACGTCGATGGCCGCCCCGCACGTCGCGGGGGCCGCCGTGCTGTACAAGCAGACGCACCCGACGGCCGACCCGCAGGAGATCTACTCGGCCCTGCTGACCGGGTCGAGCAAGGACCGCCTCTCCTCCCTGAGCACCGGCAGCCCCAACCGCCTTCTCTTCACCGGCGGCCTCTGA
- a CDS encoding ammonium transporter, whose translation MTPASAAAAVLDTGDTAWLLVAAALVLLMTPGLALFYGGMVRAKSVLNMLMMSFVAIALVTVVWLVAGYSLVFGEDSFGGLIGGLGHLGLADIGPGDLTGGVPTLLFATFHLTFAILAASLISGAVADRMRFAAWVAFVPVWALLVYVPVAHWVWGPGGWITRTLGALDFAGGLVVEIACGASGLALALLLGPRLGFKKEAMRPHNLPMVMLGAGLLWFGWLGFNGGSALHADGLAAASVLNTLVAGSTGLLGWLFVEQKRDGHPTTFGAASGAVAGLVAITPACGTVGVIGGAAVGLAAGVVCSYAVAWKFRFGIDDSLDVVGVHFVGGVVGTLLIGVFATATMTGGREGLLYGGGVALLVEQAVAVLVVAAYTFLMTYGIGKVIDRLMGLRASGDDELAGLDRTVHAESAYDHGVQAHASPQPHSQAHHSAPHSVPHTKDRTPPS comes from the coding sequence GTGACCCCCGCTTCCGCTGCCGCGGCAGTCCTCGACACGGGCGACACCGCCTGGCTGCTCGTGGCCGCCGCGCTCGTCCTGCTGATGACTCCGGGACTCGCCCTGTTCTACGGCGGCATGGTCCGCGCCAAGAGCGTCCTGAACATGCTGATGATGAGCTTCGTGGCGATCGCCCTGGTCACCGTCGTCTGGCTGGTCGCCGGCTACTCGCTCGTCTTCGGCGAGGACTCCTTCGGCGGGCTCATCGGCGGTCTCGGCCACCTGGGGCTCGCGGACATCGGCCCCGGCGACCTGACCGGCGGCGTCCCCACGCTGCTCTTCGCCACCTTCCACCTGACCTTCGCGATCCTCGCGGCGTCGCTGATCAGCGGGGCGGTGGCGGACCGCATGCGGTTCGCGGCCTGGGTGGCGTTCGTACCGGTGTGGGCCCTTCTCGTATACGTTCCGGTCGCGCACTGGGTCTGGGGCCCGGGCGGGTGGATCACCCGGACGCTCGGCGCGCTGGACTTCGCCGGGGGCCTCGTGGTGGAGATCGCCTGCGGGGCCTCGGGGCTGGCGCTGGCGCTGCTGCTGGGACCGCGCCTCGGCTTCAAGAAGGAGGCCATGCGCCCGCACAACCTGCCGATGGTGATGCTCGGTGCGGGGCTGCTCTGGTTCGGCTGGCTGGGGTTCAACGGCGGCTCGGCGCTGCACGCGGACGGTCTGGCGGCGGCCTCGGTGCTGAACACGCTGGTCGCCGGGTCCACCGGGCTGCTCGGCTGGCTCTTCGTCGAGCAGAAGCGCGACGGCCACCCGACCACCTTCGGTGCGGCCTCCGGGGCGGTCGCCGGCCTGGTGGCGATCACGCCCGCCTGCGGCACGGTCGGGGTGATCGGCGGTGCGGCGGTCGGTCTGGCGGCGGGGGTGGTCTGTTCGTACGCGGTGGCCTGGAAATTCCGGTTCGGCATCGACGACTCGCTGGACGTGGTGGGGGTCCACTTCGTCGGGGGCGTCGTCGGCACCCTGCTCATCGGCGTGTTCGCCACCGCCACCATGACCGGCGGTCGGGAGGGCCTCCTCTACGGCGGCGGGGTCGCCCTGCTCGTCGAGCAGGCGGTGGCGGTGCTCGTGGTGGCCGCGTACACCTTCCTGATGACGTACGGGATCGGCAAGGTGATCGACCGGCTGATGGGGCTGCGCGCCTCCGGTGACGACGAACTCGCCGGCCTGGACCGGACGGTGCACGCGGAGAGCGCCTACGATCACGGCGTCCAGGCCCACGCCTCGCCCCAGCCCCACTCCCAGGCGCACCACTCGGCACCGCACTCCGTTCCGCACACCAAGGACAGGACTCCGCCCTCATGA
- a CDS encoding P-II family nitrogen regulator — MKLITAVVKPHRLDEVKTVLEELGVRGLTVTEASGYGRQRGHTEVYRGAEYRVDLVPKIRIEVVVEDADADAVVDAVVRAARTGRVGDGKVWMVPVESVVRVRTGERGPDAL; from the coding sequence ATGAAGCTCATCACCGCGGTCGTGAAGCCGCACCGCCTCGACGAGGTGAAGACCGTGCTGGAGGAGCTCGGTGTGCGCGGTCTGACCGTGACGGAGGCCAGCGGTTACGGGCGTCAGCGCGGCCACACCGAGGTGTACCGGGGCGCCGAGTACCGCGTGGATCTGGTGCCCAAGATCCGTATCGAGGTCGTGGTGGAGGACGCCGACGCGGACGCGGTCGTCGACGCCGTCGTCCGCGCGGCCCGGACCGGCCGGGTCGGCGACGGCAAGGTGTGGATGGTCCCGGTGGAGAGCGTCGTACGGGTCCGGACGGGCGAGCGGGGCCCGGACGCCCTGTGA
- a CDS encoding class II fructose-bisphosphate aldolase, which yields MPLAATGDLVATAAAERRAVAAFNVITLEHAEAIVEGAERAGSPVILQISENAVAFHHGRPGPLARAALETARAAGVPVALHLDHVHSTSLLHQAADCGFGSVMFDASRLPYEENVAATRAAVLWAHQHGLWVEAELGQVGGKDGAAPLDAHAPGARTDPDEARAYVAATGVDALAVAVGSSHAMTTRTARLDHALLGRLSEALDLPLVLHGSSGVPDEELRQAVTGGLSKINIGTALNTAMTGAVRAHLAENPRAVDPRGYLGPGRTAMSRTVTAFLGVLDAAAAPVAAPAPAR from the coding sequence ATGCCCCTCGCAGCCACCGGCGACCTGGTCGCCACCGCAGCCGCCGAGCGCCGCGCCGTCGCGGCCTTCAACGTCATCACCCTGGAGCACGCCGAAGCGATCGTCGAGGGCGCCGAGCGGGCCGGATCACCGGTGATCCTCCAGATCAGCGAGAACGCGGTGGCGTTCCACCACGGCCGCCCCGGACCGCTGGCCCGCGCCGCGCTGGAAACGGCCCGTGCCGCCGGCGTCCCCGTGGCGCTCCACCTCGACCACGTGCACAGCACGTCGCTGCTCCACCAGGCCGCCGACTGCGGGTTCGGCTCGGTGATGTTCGACGCGTCCCGGCTGCCGTACGAGGAGAACGTGGCGGCCACCCGGGCCGCCGTGCTCTGGGCCCATCAGCACGGCCTGTGGGTGGAGGCGGAACTCGGACAGGTGGGCGGCAAGGACGGGGCCGCGCCGCTGGACGCGCACGCCCCCGGCGCCCGTACCGACCCGGACGAGGCACGCGCCTACGTGGCCGCCACCGGTGTCGACGCCCTCGCGGTGGCGGTCGGCAGCTCCCACGCCATGACCACCCGCACCGCCCGCCTCGACCACGCCCTGCTGGGCCGGTTGAGCGAGGCCCTGGACCTCCCCCTGGTGCTGCACGGCTCCTCGGGCGTACCCGACGAGGAGCTGCGGCAGGCCGTCACCGGCGGTCTCTCGAAGATCAACATCGGTACGGCGCTCAACACCGCCATGACCGGCGCGGTGCGGGCCCACCTCGCCGAGAACCCCCGGGCCGTGGACCCGCGCGGCTACCTCGGCCCCGGCCGCACGGCGATGAGCCGTACCGTCACGGCCTTCCTCGGCGTCCTGGACGCTGCCGCCGCCCCGGTCGCCGCACCGGCTCCCGCGCGCTGA
- a CDS encoding sugar isomerase codes for MTFVEAEIASQPDCWRRAAELATVRADALPAHGERIAVVGCGTSFYMAQAYAALRESNGLGESDAFAASEFPTGRRYDRVVALTRSGTTTEVLELLGRSHGTTRTVTVTAVPGAAVRAVTDDLVELGFADEESVVQTRFATTALTLFRAHLGLHTDAAVSDAESALAEPLPEGLTDATQLSFLGRGWTVGLANEAALKMKEASLAWTESYPAMEYRHGPISIATDTTATWMFGPAPTGLAEQVRATGARWVESGLDPLADLIRVQRLAVARAVAAGLDPDRPRHLTRSVVLHDA; via the coding sequence GTGACCTTCGTCGAAGCCGAGATCGCCAGTCAGCCCGACTGCTGGCGGCGTGCCGCCGAGCTGGCGACCGTACGGGCCGATGCCCTCCCCGCCCACGGCGAGCGCATCGCCGTCGTGGGCTGCGGCACCTCCTTCTACATGGCGCAGGCCTACGCGGCGCTGCGCGAGAGCAACGGCCTCGGGGAGTCCGACGCCTTCGCCGCCTCCGAGTTCCCGACAGGACGCCGCTACGACCGGGTCGTCGCGCTCACCCGTTCCGGTACCACCACCGAGGTGCTGGAACTGCTCGGACGGTCGCACGGCACCACCCGTACCGTCACCGTCACCGCCGTGCCCGGCGCCGCCGTGCGCGCCGTCACCGACGACCTCGTCGAACTCGGCTTCGCGGACGAGGAGTCGGTGGTGCAGACCCGGTTCGCCACCACCGCGCTCACCCTCTTCCGTGCCCACCTGGGACTGCACACCGACGCCGCGGTGAGCGACGCCGAGAGCGCCTTGGCCGAACCGCTGCCCGAAGGCCTGACCGACGCCACCCAGCTCTCCTTCCTGGGACGCGGCTGGACGGTGGGCCTCGCCAACGAGGCGGCGCTCAAGATGAAGGAGGCCTCGCTGGCCTGGACCGAGTCCTACCCGGCGATGGAGTACCGCCACGGCCCGATCAGCATCGCCACCGACACCACCGCGACCTGGATGTTCGGCCCGGCCCCCACCGGCCTGGCGGAGCAGGTGCGCGCCACCGGGGCGCGCTGGGTGGAGAGCGGGCTGGACCCGCTCGCGGATCTGATCCGGGTCCAGCGCCTCGCCGTCGCCCGCGCGGTCGCCGCCGGCCTCGACCCCGACCGGCCGCGTCACCTGACGCGCTCGGTGGTCCTCCACGACGCCTGA
- a CDS encoding DeoR/GlpR family DNA-binding transcription regulator, with protein MSRDARWNALLELLAAHGRVEVEEAATALEVSAATIRRDLDQLAEQQMLTRTRGGAVAHGVSYELPLRYKTARHAPEKQRIGRAVADLVPVGGVVGLTGGTTVTEVARGLAVRADIGGDGTAGGGAPPALTVVTNALNIANELVIRPQIKTVVTGGVARPQSYELTGPLAHGVLEEITLDVAVLGVNAIDVRDGAYVHHEGEAAVNRLLAERAQRVVVAADSSKIGRRAFARVCPPHRIDVLVTDTGISDEDAAAFREAGVTVLAV; from the coding sequence GTGTCCAGGGACGCCCGGTGGAACGCCCTGCTGGAACTGCTCGCCGCCCACGGCCGGGTGGAGGTGGAGGAGGCCGCGACGGCGCTGGAGGTGTCGGCCGCGACCATCCGCCGGGACCTGGACCAGCTCGCCGAGCAGCAGATGCTCACCCGGACGCGGGGCGGCGCGGTCGCCCACGGGGTCTCCTACGAACTCCCGCTGCGCTACAAGACGGCCCGCCACGCCCCGGAGAAGCAGCGCATCGGCCGCGCCGTCGCCGATCTGGTGCCGGTGGGCGGCGTGGTGGGCCTGACCGGCGGCACGACGGTCACCGAGGTCGCGCGCGGGCTCGCCGTACGGGCGGACATCGGCGGCGACGGCACGGCCGGCGGCGGTGCTCCGCCCGCGCTGACCGTGGTCACCAACGCCCTGAACATCGCGAACGAGCTGGTGATCCGGCCGCAGATCAAGACCGTGGTGACCGGAGGAGTCGCCCGCCCCCAGTCGTACGAGCTGACGGGACCGCTGGCCCACGGGGTGCTGGAGGAGATCACGCTCGACGTCGCCGTCCTGGGCGTCAACGCGATCGACGTGCGGGACGGTGCCTACGTCCACCACGAGGGCGAGGCGGCCGTCAACCGGCTGCTGGCCGAACGGGCGCAGCGGGTGGTCGTGGCCGCCGACTCCTCGAAGATCGGCCGCCGGGCCTTCGCCCGGGTCTGCCCCCCGCACCGGATCGACGTACTGGTGACCGACACCGGCATCTCGGACGAGGACGCGGCCGCCTTCCGCGAAGCGGGCGTCACCGTCCTCGCCGTCTGA
- a CDS encoding ATP-binding protein, with translation MTFPQDAVLWALLVVALVAVGAVLRARKTNIRLRRQASELRAEREGLWRQRDEWQAAQTGLLHRHAAELADVRRDAEEETKAVLKAAVRTLQGLADQQQVVIEKAQTKYGDDPQILADLMAIDHANSQFGRRAQGIAVLCGGWLGRRETVASVFDVARSAQGRIRHFDRVRINGQVNFSVVSKAVEPVAVVLAELMANATNYSAPGTPVEINIQAVPSGVCLIVDDAGLGMGQEEKDRAGALLDPRAEISVSSLGIPPQFGFAVSGLLAARYGFKVSVDSVSPYGGVRAVILLPDELLTGDVPPAPVPVTRDTAVPAAAPPLPGRSARTAPTPLFPDAVRHEPVAPAATQPTTTAGGLPKRRRQSPVSVLPTATAEAAPAEVPPVRSNQETASRLGAFQRGTRSGRDTTTMEGPENQ, from the coding sequence ATGACATTTCCACAGGACGCTGTCCTCTGGGCACTGTTGGTCGTAGCACTGGTCGCCGTCGGCGCGGTGCTGCGGGCTCGTAAAACCAATATCAGGCTGCGCAGGCAGGCCTCCGAACTCAGAGCCGAGCGTGAAGGGCTCTGGCGGCAGCGTGACGAGTGGCAGGCGGCGCAGACCGGCCTCCTGCACCGGCACGCCGCGGAGCTGGCCGACGTCCGCAGGGACGCCGAGGAGGAGACCAAGGCCGTCCTCAAGGCGGCCGTGCGTACCCTTCAGGGTCTCGCCGACCAGCAGCAGGTCGTCATCGAGAAGGCCCAGACGAAGTACGGCGACGACCCGCAGATCCTCGCCGACCTCATGGCGATCGACCACGCCAACAGCCAGTTCGGACGCCGCGCGCAGGGCATCGCCGTGCTCTGCGGTGGCTGGCTCGGCCGCCGCGAGACCGTCGCCTCCGTCTTCGACGTGGCCCGCAGCGCCCAGGGCCGCATCCGGCACTTCGACCGGGTCCGGATCAACGGGCAGGTGAACTTCTCCGTGGTCAGCAAGGCCGTGGAGCCGGTCGCCGTGGTCCTCGCCGAACTGATGGCCAACGCCACCAACTACTCCGCCCCCGGCACCCCGGTCGAGATCAACATCCAGGCCGTGCCCTCGGGCGTCTGCCTCATCGTCGACGACGCCGGTCTCGGCATGGGCCAGGAGGAGAAGGACCGCGCGGGCGCCCTCCTCGACCCCCGGGCCGAGATCAGCGTCTCGAGCCTGGGCATTCCCCCTCAATTCGGGTTCGCCGTCTCCGGCCTCCTGGCCGCCCGGTACGGGTTCAAGGTGTCGGTGGACTCCGTATCCCCCTACGGAGGTGTACGCGCGGTGATCCTGCTCCCCGACGAGCTGCTGACCGGCGACGTGCCGCCGGCCCCGGTGCCGGTCACCCGGGACACCGCGGTGCCGGCGGCCGCGCCGCCGCTCCCCGGCCGGTCGGCCCGGACCGCGCCGACCCCCCTGTTCCCCGACGCCGTACGGCACGAGCCCGTCGCCCCCGCCGCGACGCAGCCCACCACCACGGCGGGCGGCCTGCCCAAGCGCCGCCGCCAGAGCCCGGTCTCCGTCCTGCCCACGGCGACGGCGGAAGCGGCCCCGGCCGAAGTGCCGCCGGTGCGCAGCAACCAGGAGACGGCCTCCCGGCTGGGCGCGTTCCAGCGGGGCACCAGGTCCGGACGTGACACGACGACGATGGAAGGACCCGAGAACCAGTGA